From Saccharothrix espanaensis DSM 44229, the proteins below share one genomic window:
- a CDS encoding BTAD domain-containing putative transcriptional regulator, with translation MRFAILGPLRVERDGVEVPVGGPRQRDLLALLLVRPNRVLTADWLADALWDGRPPASAAVTLRTHVAGLRRALEPGRGHRAPAELLRGHAGGYELAVPPDAVDAVRFTALADDAAAALAAGDAPLAEHRYRAALALWRGEVAVGLAAVRADVAGLVEARLVAREGLGTAAVALGRHHEVLPDLRRFVTDHPEREHARGQLMLALYRAGRQTEALAVYDEGRRVLLDEHGVTPGEPLRALHRRILAQDVPALVTPPRAVVVPGARQAVVPPAPPRDRHDAPAPPPATAAAPRAVEADGVRVVGRERELAVLDGVLVAARHAGGRVVAVVGEAGIGKTSLARVVGARAAAAGTPVVWARCPDIGQTPPFWLWTQVVRALSPDGVEPALAGFTGPFAVDRADRVDPSARFRAYDAVAALVHAAAADAGLVLVLDDLHAADPDSLLLLRYLAPTLHTSRALVVATLRPYEHDPDVVAALADVARSPGHRRVHPAGLDADAVADLVRGHTGSTPSAAAVDRLVTRTGGNPFFLTELLTSPEDPPPSIRDTVRRRLHALDDATRDCLDLLSVAGRDLDVAAVGTPSPAADHLVTETAPGVVGFRHPLFAEATYADLSPTRRAALHARLADTAGGLLTPAELAHHYGRARDRAAEHLRWTLEAAEDATRRLAFEDALTHLDRAAGLLTDPAGKLAAHLRRVALLQITVGVGSDAVAEAAAPAHHLLARLGGARPADLAATLWTLGELACNRADFPLAADLATRLLAMDGDALTRTAAHYLLGVTAYFAGRLADAEDHLTTALDHLDERLLRGQTGRRPTLAVHEFRALVRSLRGLDAQPDLAAARALAERTDDPYGRANAELFAGWAALQEHDVAAAERAARECRGIGVRGHMAHFVTTGDFFAEWAALRRGDAAGPAAVRAAADGIYRLGLRATRTITVAALADAHLVAGHVEQAAALADEGLTNARALGEHVLTAELHRVRGLATGDAHDLDTGRAIARAQGAHLLAARFD, from the coding sequence GTGCGGTTCGCAATTCTGGGGCCGTTGCGGGTCGAGCGCGACGGTGTCGAGGTCCCGGTCGGCGGGCCGCGACAGCGCGACCTGCTGGCACTGCTCCTGGTACGCCCGAACCGGGTGCTCACCGCCGACTGGCTGGCCGACGCCCTGTGGGACGGCCGGCCGCCGGCCAGCGCCGCGGTGACCCTCCGGACCCACGTGGCGGGCCTGCGGCGCGCCCTGGAGCCCGGTCGGGGCCACCGCGCGCCCGCCGAACTGCTGCGCGGGCACGCCGGCGGCTACGAGCTGGCCGTGCCGCCGGACGCGGTGGACGCCGTCCGCTTCACCGCCCTCGCCGACGACGCCGCAGCGGCCCTGGCCGCCGGCGACGCCCCGCTGGCCGAACACCGCTACCGCGCGGCGCTGGCCCTGTGGCGGGGTGAGGTGGCGGTCGGGCTGGCCGCCGTGCGCGCCGACGTCGCCGGGCTGGTCGAGGCGCGCCTGGTGGCGCGGGAAGGGCTCGGCACGGCGGCGGTGGCGCTCGGCAGGCACCACGAGGTCCTCCCCGACCTGCGGCGCTTCGTGACCGACCACCCCGAGCGCGAGCACGCGCGCGGCCAGTTGATGCTCGCGCTCTACCGCGCCGGCCGGCAGACCGAGGCGCTGGCGGTCTACGACGAGGGTCGGCGGGTCCTTCTCGACGAGCACGGCGTCACGCCAGGCGAGCCGTTGCGCGCCCTGCACCGACGAATCCTGGCCCAGGACGTGCCGGCGCTCGTCACCCCGCCACGCGCCGTAGTCGTGCCCGGCGCTCGGCAAGCCGTCGTGCCGCCCGCTCCGCCGCGTGACCGGCACGACGCGCCCGCCCCGCCGCCCGCCACCGCCGCTGCGCCACGCGCCGTCGAGGCGGACGGGGTGCGGGTCGTGGGCCGGGAACGCGAACTCGCGGTGCTCGACGGGGTGCTGGTGGCGGCGCGGCACGCGGGCGGGCGGGTCGTGGCGGTGGTCGGCGAAGCCGGGATCGGGAAGACCAGCCTGGCCCGGGTGGTCGGGGCGCGTGCCGCGGCGGCCGGTACCCCGGTGGTGTGGGCGCGGTGCCCGGACATCGGGCAGACGCCGCCGTTCTGGCTGTGGACGCAGGTGGTGCGGGCGTTGTCGCCGGACGGCGTGGAGCCCGCCCTGGCCGGGTTCACCGGTCCGTTCGCCGTCGACCGCGCCGACCGGGTCGACCCGAGCGCCCGCTTCCGCGCCTACGACGCCGTCGCCGCGCTGGTCCACGCGGCCGCCGCCGACGCGGGCCTGGTGCTGGTCCTGGACGACCTGCACGCCGCCGACCCGGACTCGTTGCTGTTGCTGCGCTACCTCGCACCCACCCTGCACACCTCGCGGGCGCTGGTGGTCGCGACGCTGCGCCCTTACGAGCACGACCCGGACGTGGTCGCCGCGCTGGCCGACGTGGCCCGCTCCCCCGGCCACCGCCGCGTGCACCCCGCCGGGCTCGACGCGGACGCGGTGGCCGACCTGGTGCGCGGCCACACCGGCAGCACTCCGTCGGCCGCCGCCGTGGACCGGCTGGTCACCCGCACCGGCGGCAACCCGTTCTTCCTCACCGAGCTGCTGACCTCGCCGGAGGACCCGCCGCCGAGCATCCGCGACACCGTCCGCCGCCGGCTGCACGCCCTGGACGACGCCACCCGCGACTGCCTCGACCTGCTCAGCGTCGCGGGCCGGGACCTCGACGTGGCCGCCGTCGGCACGCCCTCGCCCGCCGCCGACCACCTGGTCACCGAGACCGCGCCGGGCGTCGTCGGGTTCCGGCACCCGCTGTTCGCCGAGGCGACCTACGCGGACCTGTCCCCCACCCGGCGCGCCGCCCTGCACGCCCGGCTGGCCGACACCGCAGGCGGCCTGCTCACCCCGGCGGAGCTCGCGCACCACTACGGCCGGGCACGCGACCGCGCCGCCGAACACCTGCGCTGGACGTTGGAAGCCGCCGAGGACGCCACCCGCCGGCTCGCGTTCGAGGACGCGCTGACCCACCTGGACCGGGCGGCGGGCCTGCTCACCGACCCGGCCGGGAAGCTGGCGGCGCACCTGCGCCGGGTGGCCCTGCTCCAGATCACCGTCGGCGTCGGCAGCGACGCGGTCGCCGAGGCCGCCGCGCCCGCCCACCACCTGCTGGCCAGGCTGGGCGGGGCCCGGCCGGCCGACCTGGCCGCCACCCTGTGGACGCTCGGCGAACTGGCCTGCAACCGCGCCGACTTCCCGCTCGCCGCGGACCTCGCGACCCGGCTGCTCGCCATGGACGGCGACGCGCTCACCAGGACCGCCGCCCACTACCTGCTCGGCGTCACCGCCTACTTCGCCGGCCGCCTCGCCGACGCCGAGGACCACCTCACCACCGCGCTGGACCACCTCGACGAGCGGCTGCTGCGCGGGCAGACCGGCCGCCGGCCGACGCTGGCCGTCCACGAGTTCCGCGCCCTCGTGCGCTCGCTGCGCGGCCTCGACGCCCAACCGGACCTGGCCGCGGCCCGTGCCCTGGCCGAACGGACCGACGACCCGTACGGCCGGGCCAACGCCGAACTGTTCGCCGGGTGGGCGGCGTTGCAGGAGCACGACGTGGCGGCGGCCGAGCGGGCGGCGCGGGAGTGCCGGGGCATCGGCGTGCGGGGGCACATGGCGCACTTCGTCACGACCGGCGACTTCTTCGCCGAGTGGGCGGCGCTGCGCCGGGGTGACGCGGCCGGGCCGGCGGCCGTGCGCGCCGCCGCCGACGGCATCTACCGGCTGGGCCTGCGCGCGACCCGCACGATCACGGTCGCCGCCCTCGCCGACGCCCACCTGGTCGCCGGTCACGTCGAGCAGGCCGCCGCGCTCGCCGACGAGGGCCTGACCAACGCGCGGGCGCTCGGCGAGCACGTCCTGACCGCCGAACTGCACCGCGTGCGCGGCCTGGCCACGGGCGACGCCCACGACCTCGACACCGGCCGTGCGATCGCACGGGCGCAGGGCGCACACCTGCTGGCGGCCCGCTTCGACTAG
- a CDS encoding alpha/beta fold hydrolase, with amino-acid sequence MVEQWVRAGSVELWSEVLGEDGGAPVLLVMGANAPAHGWPDEFVALLVAGGCRVVRYDHRDTGRSTKTEAGDYGMGDLARDAVAVLDAHGVERAHVVGMFS; translated from the coding sequence GTGGTGGAACAGTGGGTGCGGGCGGGTTCGGTCGAGCTGTGGAGCGAGGTGCTGGGAGAGGACGGCGGTGCGCCGGTGCTCCTGGTCATGGGGGCCAACGCCCCGGCCCACGGCTGGCCGGACGAGTTCGTGGCGCTGCTGGTCGCCGGCGGCTGCCGGGTCGTCCGGTACGACCACCGCGACACCGGCCGCTCGACCAAGACCGAGGCGGGCGACTACGGCATGGGCGACCTCGCGCGGGACGCGGTGGCGGTGCTCGACGCCCACGGTGTCGAGCGGGCGCACGTGGTGGGGATGTTCAGTTGA